The Zingiber officinale cultivar Zhangliang chromosome 9A, Zo_v1.1, whole genome shotgun sequence genome window below encodes:
- the LOC122020278 gene encoding FCS-Like Zinc finger 2-like: MSSLRFFGDNPAARLRHHFLDACFLCKKPIARNEDIFMYRGDTPFCSRECRWEQMDMDEALENDRVNSLPLSTSSLPMKRKPTLIGVPSNCEEKNCFRADATGCRWLTT, translated from the exons ATGTCGTCCCTTAGGTTCTTCGGCGACAACCCCGCCGCCCGCCTGCGCCACCACTTCCTCGACGCCTGCTTCCTCTGCAAGAAGCCCATCGCCCGGAACGAGGACATCTTCATGTACAG AGGGGACACTCCTTTCTGCAGCAGGGAGTGCCGGTGGGAGCAGATGGACATGGACGAAGCTCTCGAGAACGATCGAGTGAACTCGTTGCCATTGTCGACGTCGTCGCTGCCTATGAAAAGGAAGCCGACCTTGATCGGTGTTCCTTCTAACTGTGAGGAGAAAAACTGCTTCCGGGCCGATGCTACTGGTTGTCGCTGGCTAACTACTTGA
- the LOC122020247 gene encoding protein prenyltransferase alpha subunit repeat-containing protein 1-like isoform X1, with protein MEKDSSFSRGSEMSLLEQFEGILEGDKLIDEIGFLGPSQFASLDQDLSGSSLDQCTPIQLADVSLETNIAELNTVQYDKNFFWNRNNKLAISTDVLSHLYIAARHAYMYASRRYKASINLTLNKGAFCSASAQANFDHLLEDEILKHTKALLILSCNFSSAWNDRKLVLSRKHEMALFLEELRFSSLILSGAPKVESAWSQRRWVIKIVGDYLQDSPGIIREESDLVEKIAEKSKMNYRAWGHRCWLISCMNNDQVFHELAKSKKWTELHVADNCCFHYRRELMLNLLKEYHEASTGCNFDVCLLFKEELKWTELLIGRYIGREALWIHRRFLTQCWIKHFTTNQGAAAVTESEDLISSTTQTFIAKELKFARSFLNITDGFYDAHDQAQYAASYILWTLKFALSQESMREEILSELRDLKPLLLKTCAVNSLGWETML; from the exons atggaaaaggattcaagttTCTCACGAGGAAGTGAAATGTCTCTACTGGAGCAATTTGAAGGTATACTGGAAGGAGATAAACTCAT TGATGAAATAGGTTTCTTGGGCCCATCTCAGTTTGCTTCACTAGATCAGGATTTAAGTGGTTCTTCTCTTGACCAGTGCACTCCTATTCAGTTGGCTGATGTTAGTCTAGAGACTAATATAGCAGAGTTGAATACAGTTCAATATGACAAGAATTTTTTCTGGAACAGAAATAATAAATTGGCAATCTCCACTGATGTGCTATCTCATTTGTACATTGCTGCTCGGCATGCATATATGTACGCATCTAGAAGATATAAAGCATCTATCAACTTAACACTGAACAAAGGTGCCTTTTGCAGTGCATCTGCTCAGGCAAACTTTGATCACCTTCTTGAAGATGAAATTCTAAAACACACGAAGGCCTTACTGATTTTAAGCTGCAACTTCAGCAGTGCTTGGAATGACAG AAAGCTAGTTCTTTCAAGAAAACATGAGATGGCATTGTTTCTTGAGGAGCTTCGATTCTCTTCACTTATCCTTTCAGGTGCTCCAAAAGTTGAATCTGCCTGGAGTCAGAG GAGATGGGTGATTAAGATAGTAGGAGATTACCTCCAGGATTCACCTGGAATTATCAGAGAGGAATCTGACCTAGTAGAGAAAATAGCAGAG AAATCCAAAATGAACTATCGAGCATGGGGCCACCGTTGCTGGCTTATATCTTGCATGAATAATGATCAG GTGTTTCATGAATTGGCCAAATCAAAAAAATGGACAGAGTTGCATGTTGCTGATAATTGCTGCTTCCACTACCGCAGA GAATTGATGCTCAACTTACTAAAGGAATACCATGAGGCTTCCACCGGTTGCAATTTTGATGTTTGCTTATTATTTAAG GAGGAGCTTAAATGGACAGAGTTGCTAATTGGACGCTACATTGGAAGAGAG GCCTTATGGATTCATCGTCGGTTCCTCACTCAGTGTTGGATAAAGCACTTCACCACTAACCAAGGGGCAGCAGCAGTCACAGAATCTGAAGATCTCATTAGCTCCACAACACAGACTTTTATCGCAAAAGAGCTGAAGTTTGCGCGATCCTTCTTAAACATCACTGATGGATTTTACGACGCCCACGATCAAGCACAGTATGCAGCTTCTTATATCCTTTGGACACTGAAG TTTGCCTTGTCTCAAGAGTCTATGCGTGAAGAGATCCTCAGTGAACTCAGAGACTTGAAACCCTTGTTGCTGAAGACCTGCGCTGTAAATTCTTTAGGCTGGGAGACGATGCTTTGA
- the LOC122020247 gene encoding protein prenyltransferase alpha subunit repeat-containing protein 1-B-like isoform X2 — protein sequence MEKDSSFSRGSEMSLLEQFEGILEGDKLIDEIGFLGPSQFASLDQDLSGSSLDQCTPIQLADVSLETNIAELNTVQYDKNFFWNRNNKLAISTDVLSHLYIAARHAYIASAQANFDHLLEDEILKHTKALLILSCNFSSAWNDRKLVLSRKHEMALFLEELRFSSLILSGAPKVESAWSQRRWVIKIVGDYLQDSPGIIREESDLVEKIAEKSKMNYRAWGHRCWLISCMNNDQVFHELAKSKKWTELHVADNCCFHYRRELMLNLLKEYHEASTGCNFDVCLLFKEELKWTELLIGRYIGREALWIHRRFLTQCWIKHFTTNQGAAAVTESEDLISSTTQTFIAKELKFARSFLNITDGFYDAHDQAQYAASYILWTLKFALSQESMREEILSELRDLKPLLLKTCAVNSLGWETML from the exons atggaaaaggattcaagttTCTCACGAGGAAGTGAAATGTCTCTACTGGAGCAATTTGAAGGTATACTGGAAGGAGATAAACTCAT TGATGAAATAGGTTTCTTGGGCCCATCTCAGTTTGCTTCACTAGATCAGGATTTAAGTGGTTCTTCTCTTGACCAGTGCACTCCTATTCAGTTGGCTGATGTTAGTCTAGAGACTAATATAGCAGAGTTGAATACAGTTCAATATGACAAGAATTTTTTCTGGAACAGAAATAATAAATTGGCAATCTCCACTGATGTGCTATCTCATTTGTACATTGCTGCTCGGCATGCATATAT TGCATCTGCTCAGGCAAACTTTGATCACCTTCTTGAAGATGAAATTCTAAAACACACGAAGGCCTTACTGATTTTAAGCTGCAACTTCAGCAGTGCTTGGAATGACAG AAAGCTAGTTCTTTCAAGAAAACATGAGATGGCATTGTTTCTTGAGGAGCTTCGATTCTCTTCACTTATCCTTTCAGGTGCTCCAAAAGTTGAATCTGCCTGGAGTCAGAG GAGATGGGTGATTAAGATAGTAGGAGATTACCTCCAGGATTCACCTGGAATTATCAGAGAGGAATCTGACCTAGTAGAGAAAATAGCAGAG AAATCCAAAATGAACTATCGAGCATGGGGCCACCGTTGCTGGCTTATATCTTGCATGAATAATGATCAG GTGTTTCATGAATTGGCCAAATCAAAAAAATGGACAGAGTTGCATGTTGCTGATAATTGCTGCTTCCACTACCGCAGA GAATTGATGCTCAACTTACTAAAGGAATACCATGAGGCTTCCACCGGTTGCAATTTTGATGTTTGCTTATTATTTAAG GAGGAGCTTAAATGGACAGAGTTGCTAATTGGACGCTACATTGGAAGAGAG GCCTTATGGATTCATCGTCGGTTCCTCACTCAGTGTTGGATAAAGCACTTCACCACTAACCAAGGGGCAGCAGCAGTCACAGAATCTGAAGATCTCATTAGCTCCACAACACAGACTTTTATCGCAAAAGAGCTGAAGTTTGCGCGATCCTTCTTAAACATCACTGATGGATTTTACGACGCCCACGATCAAGCACAGTATGCAGCTTCTTATATCCTTTGGACACTGAAG TTTGCCTTGTCTCAAGAGTCTATGCGTGAAGAGATCCTCAGTGAACTCAGAGACTTGAAACCCTTGTTGCTGAAGACCTGCGCTGTAAATTCTTTAGGCTGGGAGACGATGCTTTGA
- the LOC122021479 gene encoding syntaxin-132-like: MNNLLTESFGRVSGCYPGEGDIESRGVSPEAKDMEGFFKHVGEIEQETEKINEYFLKLQSTNKESQLVTKASDMKGIKKQMEKDVDEVKKITLKIKAMLEQLDRENLSNRQKPGCEKGTAIDRSRIGMTVALKKKLKERMTQFQTLRQTIQDEHREVVERRVFTVTGERPDEETVEQLIETGRSEQIFEKAIHNCGRGQVVDTLAEIQERRDTMLELEQKLINLQQMFLDMAVLVDAQGDLLNNIETQVTKSVSHVEKARETLQEAKKLQKNTRKYMCIAIIILIIVILIAIGGVMTGASKSA; this comes from the exons ATGAATAATCTTCTGACG GAATCATTTGGAAGGGTAAGCGGTTGTTACCCCGGCGAGGGAGACATCGAATCAAGAGGGGTTTCACCCGAAGCCAAGGACATGGAAGGGTTCTTCAAACAT GTTGGGGAAATAGAGCAAGAGACTGAGAAAATAAATGAATACTTCCTCAAGCTACAG TCTACAAACAAGGAGTCCCAGCTTGTAACAAAGGCATCAGACATGAAAG GCATCAAAAAACAGATGGAGAAGGATGTGGATGAAGTTAAGAAAATCACTTTGAAGATCAAAGCAATGCTAGAGCAACTCGACAGAGAA AACTTAAGCAATAGGCAGAAACCGGGGTGCGAAAAAGGGACCGCTATCGATCGGTCTAGGATAGGAATGACTGT GGCTCTTAAAAAGAAGCTGAAAGAGAGAATGACACAGTTTCAG ACTTTGAGACAAACCATCCAAGATGAGCACCGGGAGGTAGTCGAAAGAAGAGTATTCACAG TGACAGGGGAAAGGCCTGATGAGGAA ACGGTCGAACAATTGATCGAAACGGGAAGAAGTGAACAGATATTCGAGAAGGCAATCCACAATTGCGGCCGCGGACAA GTAGTGGATACACTGGCAGAGATACAAGAGAGGCGCGACACCATGCTCGAGTTAGAGCAAAAGCTTATCAATCTACAACAA ATGTTCTTGGACATGGCAGTGTTGGTAGATGCCCAGGGAGATCTACTCAATAACATTGAGACACAG GTCACCAAATCAGTGTCTCATGTGGAGAAGGCGagggaaactctacaagaagccaaGAAGCTACAgaagaacacaaggaagtacATGTGCATTGCCATCATCATCctgattattgttattttaattgCAATTGGGGGAGTAATGACGGGAGCAAGTAAATCTGCTTAA
- the LOC122021977 gene encoding peptidyl-tRNA hydrolase ICT1, mitochondrial-like — MAARIGYRMLLIERSLLSPFLKPNGRSLPAVSIFPSARARIGSGSIRCAASESTDGKVSARLSLMKQVLKDAEERSLSAGTEQAPKVTLGHVSVSYARSGGPGGQNVNKVNTKVDMRFNVKKADWLSERIRERILQMEKNRINKDGELVISSTKTRTQKGNIEDALEKLQAIIDAASYVPPPPSEEQKKKIEKLAAIGEQKRLLNKKTLSQKKAFRRNKDSWD; from the exons ATGGCCGCCCGCATCGGCTACAGGATGCTCTTGATAGAGCGCAGTCTCCTTTCTCCATTCCTGAAACCCAATGGAAGGTCTCTTCCGGCAGTCAGCATCTTCCCCTCGGCGCGCGCCCGCATAGGATCGGGCAGTATCCGCTGCGCGGCCTCGGAGTCCACCGACGGTAAGGTGTCTGCGCGTCTCTCTTTGATGAAGCAGGTCCTGAAGGACGCCGAGGAACGCTCTCTCTCAGCCGGCACAGAACAAGCGCCTAAGGTTACCTTAG GTCATGTCTCGGTTAGCTATGCTAGAAGCGGGGGACCTGGTGGGCAAAATGTAAACAAAG TGAATACCAAAGTAGATATGCGCTTCAATGTGAAAAAGGCAGATTGGCTGAGTGAAAGAATCCGTGAGAGAATACTCCAAATG GAAAAAAACCGAATCAACAAAGATGGTGAGCTTGTTATATCTTCTACCAAGACTCGAACCCAGAA GGGTAATATTGAAGATGCTTTGGAGAAATTGCAG GCTATCATCGATGCTGCATCATATGTGCCTCCACCACCCAGCgaagaacaaaagaaaaaaattgagaaatt AGCTGCTATTGGGGAACAGAAGAGATTGCTGAACAAGAAAACTCTCTCACAGAAAAAGGCATTCAGAAGGAACAAGGACAGTTGGGATTAA
- the LOC122018969 gene encoding ankyrin repeat domain-containing protein 13C-like, with translation MEDLSKYSHSPAHLAVLRRDHVGLRRTVSALPRLPKAGEVTTEEESLAGELTADAVSAVIDRRDVPHRETPLHLAVRLRDPISAEILMSAGADWSLQNENGWSALQEAVCTREDSIAKIIARHYQPLAWAKWCRRLPRIVSSISQIQDFYMEITFNFESSVIPFIGRIAPSDTYRIWKRGPNLRADMTLAGFDGFRIQRSDQTFLFLGQGAPSESGHPQLLPGSLIVLAHKEKEITNALEGAGAKPTEAEVAHEVALMAQTNMHRPGIDVTQAEVVPHLNWRRQEKTEMVGNWKTKVYDMFNVTVSVKSRRVPGAMTDEELFTMDNDERMANSGNVDPELDEILTPEERKQLDSALQIGNSQGFNDYDDNNGAHESVGNSESNGVNKEKRNWFGWNSKKASKSNGIEDTDDPKNRHSNFPENGHHNDELPKEQGDAKKGKEKGNKQKSSLNESNKRESEFKKGLRPILWLTPDFPLKTSELLPLLDILANKVKAVRRLRELLTTKLPQGTFPVKLAIPIIPTIRVLVTFTKFEELLQSDEFATPPSSPTHFQENKAKEIEGLGSWYSWMRGNRGGQTSDSSEGQSCKDEIDPFHIPSDYSWIDANEKKRRLKSKRGKSKRGASRKQSSKSTDDQQDHQLVDGFE, from the exons ATGGAGGATCTGTCCAAGTATAGTCATAGTCCGGCTCATCTTGCCGTTTTACGAAGAGACCACGTAGGCCTCCGGCGTACCGTCTCCGCGCTCCCTCGCCTCCCCAAGGCTGGGGAGGTTACCACTGAGGAGGAATCCCTTGCTGGCGAGCTCACTGCTGATGCCGTCTCTGCGGTCATTGATCGCCGTGATGTTCCCCACCGGGAGACCCCGCTTCACCTTGCTGTTCGGCTCCGTGACCCCATCTCTGCCGAGATTCTCATGTCCGCTGGTGCTGATTGGTCCCTTCAGAATGAGAATGGCTGGTCAGCCCTCCAGGAGGCTGTTTGCACCCGTGAAGATTCTATTGCCAAGATCATTGCCCGCCACTaccaaccccttgcttgggctaaGTGGTGTCGCCGTCTCCCTCGCATCGTTTCATCCATTTCACAAATCCAGGATTTCTACATGGAGATCACGTTCAACTTCGAGAGCTCAGTGATCCCATTTATTGGGAGGATTGCACCATCGGACACTTACCGAATATGGAAACGAGGTCCAAACCTTAGAGCTGACATGACGTTGGCTGGATTTGATGGCTTCAGGATCCAGCGCTCTGACCAGACTTTCCTTTTCCTTGGTCAGGGTGCTCCTTCTGAGAGTGGGCATCCCCAGCTACTCCCTGGATCGCTAATTGTGCTTGCTCATAAGGAGAAAGAGATCACAAATGCACTAGAAGGAGCTGGAGCGAAGCCCACTGAGGCAGAGGTGGCTCATGAAGTTGCTTTGATGGCTCAGACAAATATGCACAGGCCGGGAATTGATGTTACACAAGCTGAGGTTGTCCCACATTTGAATTGGCGGAGACAAGAGAAGACTGAAATGGTTGGAAATTGGAAAACGAAGGTCTATGATATGTTTAATGTGACAGTGAGTGTCAAGTCAAGACGGGTTCCTGGTGCTATGACTGATGAGGAGTTATTCACCATGGACAATGACGAAAGGATGGCTAATAGTGGAAATGTTGATCCAGAGCTTGATGAAATATTAACACCAGAGGAGAGAAAACAGTTAGATTCAGCACTTCAGATTGGAAATTCGCAAGGTTTCAATGACTATGACGATAATAATGGGGCACATGAAAGTGTTGGCAACTCTGAATCAAATGGtgtcaacaaggaaaaaagaaattggTTTGGTTGGAATAGCAAAAAAGCTTCGAAGAGTAATGGAATTGAGGATACAGATGACCCGAAAAATAGACACTCAAATTTTCCAGAGAATGGACATCATAACGATGAATTACCAAAGGAACAAGGAGATGCTAAGAAGGGGAAAGAAAAAGGCAATAAGCAGAAGAGTAGTCTCAATGAATCTAACAAACGTGAAAGTGAGTTTAAGAAGGGTCTTAGGCCTATTTTGTGGTTGACTCCTGATTTTCCATTGAAAACAAGTGAGCTTCTTCCATTGCTTGATATCTTAGCAAACAAGGTCAAAGCTGTGAGGCGTCTCAGGGAACTCTTGACAACAAAGCTGCCTCAAGGCACTTTTCCTGTTAAG TTGGCTATTCCCATCATTCCTACTATCCGAGTCCTTGTCACCTTCACTAAATTCGAAGAGCTATTGCAATCTGATGAATTTGCCACCCCTCCTTCCAGCCCTACCCATTTCCAGGAAAACAAAGCCAAAGAAATAGAAGGATTAGGTTCCTGGTATTCATGGATGAGAGGGAACCGAGGCGGACAGACTAGTGATAGCAGTGAAGGGCAAAGCTGCAAGGATGAGATCGATCCTTTCCACATCCCTTCAGATTATTCTTGGATCGACGCAAATGAAAAGAAACGACGATTGAAGTCCAAGAGGGGAAAGAGCAAGCGAGGTGCCAGTAGAAAGCAATCCTCTAAAAGTACAGATGATCAGCAAGATCATCAGCTGGTGGATGGTTTCGAATAG